A single window of Pyrus communis chromosome 10, drPyrComm1.1, whole genome shotgun sequence DNA harbors:
- the LOC137747655 gene encoding uncharacterized protein yields MNRGSVSHDLGLFPTLGVSDCRGNGIGGQKGWSSERVPLPTSSGQRHIVNGNTSLMGLSSGGRTMPSKWEDAERWICSPVIRYGESNKSSHSQDQQRRPKSKSGPIVPPSGVVHYSNYSPANPAFDAGIARNFMIGSPFSKGILAADSVSLLYGGSGGTGRSSSVLGLSELQNEKLDTKKSAEPGIPRAVSQRDMATQISPKGRLHSPPPPNRRSSFASSSPNLISIVEQQHDHFAKLEVREVRVDNGTNVTKGSRTRGRGSNTKGPPDVYDFDRIAIENQASSFDAADAAMNISRWQREEAKITAWENLQKAKAEAALRKLEMKLEKKRSSMMDKITKKLRNAQVKAHKMRSSVPTKDNGQAPKTSEKARPFGKNVRMGSLRSCFTCDAS; encoded by the exons ATGAATAGAGGTTCTGTTTCTCATGATTTGGGTTTATTTCCAACCCTAGGAGTATCCGATTGTCGCGGTAATGGAATTGGAGGCCAAAAGGGTTGGAGCTCGGAGCGTGTGCCGTTGCCGACAAGCAGTGGACAGAGGCATATCGTCAATGGGAACACTTCTTTGATGGGGTTGAGTAGTGGTGGGAGGACTATGCCTTCAAAATGGGAGGACGCTGAGAGGTGGATATGCAGCCCCGTGATCAGATATGGGGAGAGCAACAAGAGCTCACACTCTCAGGATCAGCAGAGGAGGCCTAAGTCCAAGAGTGGTCCAATTGTGCCTCCTTCTGGGGTTGTACACTACTCGAACTATTCGCCTGCAAATCCGGCATTTGATGCTGGCATTGCGAGAAATTTCATGATCGGTTCACCATTCTCAAAGGGAATTTTGGCTGCTGATAGTGTCTCTCTTCTCTATGGTGGGAGTGGAGGAACGGGAAGATCAAGTAGTGTGCTTGGATTGTCTGAATTGCAAA ATGAGAAACTGGATACAAAAAAGTCTGCGGAGCCGGGAATTCCTCGAGCTGTTTCGCAACGAGACATGGCAACCCAAATAAGCCCGAAGGGCCGCCTCCACTCACCACCACCTCCTAATAGGAGGTCATCATTTGCTTCATCATCTCCGAATCTCATTTCCATTGTGGAGCAGCAGCACGACCATTTTGCCAAATTGGAGGTCAGGGAAGTGCGGGTAGACAATGGAACCAATGTTACTAAGGGGTCTAGAACTAGAGGACGTGGAAGCAACACGAAAGGACCCCCGGATGTTTATGATTTCGACAGAATTGCTATCGAAAATCAAGCTTCATCTTTTGATGCTGCAGATGCAGCTATGAACATTTCAAG GTGGCAAAGAGAGGAAGCCAAGATCACTGCATGGGAAAACTTGCAAAAGGCAAAAGCTGAAGCAGCATTAAGAAAACTTGAG ATGAAATTGGAAAAGAAGAGATCGTCGATGATGGATAAGATCACGAAGAAGTTGAGAAATGCACAAGTTAAAGCTCACAAAATGAGAAGCTCAGTGCCAACGAAAGACAACGGGCAAGCTCCCAAAACTTCCGAGAAGGCTCGTCCCTTTGGTAAAAATGTCCGGATGGGTTCCCTACGCAGTTGCTTCACCTGTGATGCTTCCTAA
- the LOC137747656 gene encoding heterogeneous nuclear ribonucleoprotein 1-like: protein MDRKLVVLGIPWDIDTEGLREYMVKFGELEDCIVMKDRSTGRSRGFGYATFVSAEDAKNAASSEHFLGNRMLEVKIATPKEEMRAPARKVTRIFVARIPQSVTEANFRSHFEKYGEIMDLYMPKDQGSKAHRGIGFITFENADSVETLMVDTHELGGSNVVVDRATPKEEDFRPVGRMAQQGGYGAYNAYISAATRYAALGAPTLYDHPVPGPAFPRGESSRGLGKKIFVGRLPQEATSDDLRQYFGRFGRIVDVYVPRDPKRTGHRGFGFVTFGEDGVAERVSRRSHEICGQQVAIDTATPPEDAGMSGNFMMNNVDPFAGYGGPMRSYGRMYGSLDFDDWGYGIGSGVGVVRPSRANWRYRPY, encoded by the exons ATGGACCGTAAGCTCGTG GTTTTGGGCATTCCGTGGGATATCGATACGGAAGGGCTGAGAGAGTATATGGTCAAATTTGGGGAATTGGAGGATTGCATTGTCATGAAG GATCGGTCAACTGGTCGGTCTCGTGGATTTGGATATGCAACATTTGTATCTGCTGAAGATGCGAAG AATGCAGCATCAAGTGAGCACTTTCTTGGCAATCGAATGCTGGAAGTTAAAATAGCTACTCCAAAG gAGGAGATGAGAGCACCTGCAAGAAAAGTTACCAGGATATTTGTTGCAAGGATCCCACAATCTGTGACAGAAGCAAACTTTAGAAG TCATTTTGAGAAATATGGTGAAATAATGGATTTATACATGCCAAAG GATCAAGGCTCAAAAGCACATCGTGGAATTGGGTTTATAACATTTGAAAATGCAG ATTCCGTGGAAACTTTGATGGTTGATACTCATGAATTAGGCGGTTCCAATGTAGTTGTTGATCGAGCTACACCCAAG GAAGAAGACTTCAGACCAGTTGGAAGAATGGCACAACAGGGTGGCTATGGTGCATATAATGCTTACATCTCAGCAGCAACTAGATATGCAGCCCTCGGGGCTCCTACTTTGTATGACCATCCTGTACCTGGACCAGCTTTTCCAA GAGGGGAATCTTCTAGAGGACTAGGCAAAAAGATCTTTGTTGGCAGGCTTCCTCAGGAAGCAACCTCTGATGATCTCCGCCAGTATTTTGGGAGATTTGGTCGTATAGTAGATGTCTATGTTCCAAGG GACCCCAAAAGAACCGGGCATAGAGGATTTGGTTTTGTAACTTTTGGGGAAGATGGTGTAGCCGAACGTGTATCACGAAGGTCTCATGAGATTTGTGGCCAGCAG GTTGCAATAGATACAGCCACACCTCCCGAGGATGCTGGTATGAGTGGAAATTTTATGATGAATAATGTAGATCCCTTTGCCGGCTATGGTGGTCCTATGCGCTCCTATGGCAGGATGTATGGAAGTCTGGATTTTGATGAT TGGGGTTACGGAATTGGTAGTGGAGTCGGCGTTGTGAGACCATCAAGAGCAAACTGGAGGTACAGGCCATACTAG